A window from uncultured Desulfobacter sp. encodes these proteins:
- a CDS encoding 4Fe-4S dicluster domain-containing protein gives MKTIKIEKKDWEQGLEKLKESYRLFGPMPDKDALEFKELNAGDTPVLGNGNTRLSVKSVIYPQTQTMFTYTLDESKPDHHIMKQVELNGKKPRAVVGVRPCDAASFKLVRRNFDSPEYKDPFWVEPYEDTTLVGYACDEPASTCFCTSVGCGPYNEEGLDLLMVKEGEDFFARVLTPKGEDLAAAAGWSADAEFDFESRKSAAEEKISAKVSTDGLKEKKSTDLFEADFWEQIGFSCLNCGTCTYSCPTCWCFDIQDEVKGTEGKRIRNWDSCMYTLFTLEGSGHNPRPNKVPRVRQRFMHKLKYYVDKYDAGVQCVGCGRCIQLCPVNIDIREVCETMRNYTPAPQEA, from the coding sequence ATGAAGACTATAAAAATCGAAAAAAAAGATTGGGAACAGGGGCTGGAAAAACTCAAAGAAAGCTACCGGCTCTTCGGCCCGATGCCGGACAAAGACGCTCTTGAGTTCAAAGAGTTGAATGCCGGTGATACCCCTGTCCTGGGAAACGGAAACACCAGACTTTCTGTGAAGTCTGTGATTTACCCCCAAACCCAGACCATGTTCACCTATACATTAGATGAATCCAAACCGGATCATCACATCATGAAGCAGGTGGAACTGAACGGCAAAAAACCAAGAGCCGTTGTGGGTGTTCGTCCCTGTGATGCAGCATCCTTCAAACTGGTGCGCCGTAACTTCGACAGTCCGGAGTATAAGGACCCGTTCTGGGTGGAACCCTATGAAGATACGACCCTGGTGGGCTATGCCTGTGATGAACCGGCAAGCACCTGTTTTTGTACATCCGTCGGATGCGGCCCCTATAACGAAGAGGGCCTGGATCTGTTAATGGTCAAAGAAGGGGAAGATTTTTTTGCCAGGGTCCTGACCCCCAAAGGTGAAGATTTGGCCGCTGCTGCAGGCTGGTCAGCGGATGCGGAATTCGACTTCGAATCCCGCAAGAGCGCTGCCGAAGAAAAAATCTCTGCCAAAGTGTCAACAGACGGATTGAAAGAGAAGAAATCAACCGATCTGTTCGAAGCGGATTTCTGGGAACAGATTGGATTCTCCTGTTTAAACTGCGGCACCTGCACCTACAGCTGCCCCACCTGCTGGTGCTTTGATATCCAGGATGAAGTCAAAGGCACCGAAGGCAAACGTATCCGCAACTGGGACAGCTGCATGTATACGCTTTTTACCCTTGAAGGTTCCGGACATAATCCAAGACCCAATAAAGTCCCGCGGGTCAGACAGCGTTTCATGCACAAGCTCAAGTATTACGTTGATAAGTATGACGCCGGTGTACAGTGTGTCGGCTGCGGCAGATGCATCCAGCTGTGCCCGGTGAACATCGACATCCGGGAGGTCTGTGAAACCATGAGAAACTATACGCCTGCACCCCAGGAAGCGTAA
- a CDS encoding 4Fe-4S dicluster domain-containing protein, with protein MLEYTEKIRALSLKLLEEKKVDMVIGFQKGTLPMSNEPYMAKTPDDVKKLVWDSNCGINLTNYLTDRKEKIAVVAKGCDSRNITTHIIENKIKRDQLVILGVPCTGMIDRKKVHNIVDFEVVDVVEQGDTIVVKGKTDEKSFGKAELLQKNCAVCAQRNPVIYDELVAPEVPELTGVDRYADVRKIEEMSTDDKWQHFDDLLSNCIRCYACRNACPLCYCPTCFVDESKPQWVGKGDDANDIRTFHFLRAYHCAGRCTDCGACERACPMGINMREFTKKLEKDCQEMFDWRAGLTLDARPPLDDFNPKDPNAFIK; from the coding sequence ATGTTAGAGTACACAGAGAAAATCAGAGCGTTGTCCTTGAAGCTTCTGGAAGAAAAGAAAGTGGACATGGTCATCGGTTTCCAAAAGGGGACCCTGCCCATGTCAAATGAGCCGTACATGGCAAAAACCCCGGATGACGTTAAAAAACTGGTGTGGGACAGCAATTGCGGTATCAACCTGACCAATTACTTGACCGACCGCAAGGAAAAAATTGCAGTCGTAGCCAAAGGGTGTGATTCTCGTAACATCACCACCCACATTATCGAAAATAAAATTAAACGGGACCAACTGGTCATCCTCGGCGTACCCTGTACGGGAATGATTGATCGCAAAAAAGTACACAACATCGTTGATTTTGAAGTCGTTGATGTTGTTGAACAAGGTGACACCATTGTCGTTAAAGGCAAAACCGATGAAAAATCTTTTGGTAAAGCAGAACTGCTCCAAAAGAATTGTGCAGTTTGCGCCCAGCGCAATCCCGTAATCTATGATGAACTGGTGGCACCGGAAGTCCCCGAACTTACCGGCGTAGACAGGTACGCAGATGTGCGTAAGATTGAAGAGATGTCAACGGATGACAAGTGGCAGCATTTTGACGACCTGCTGTCCAACTGCATTCGCTGCTATGCCTGCCGCAATGCGTGTCCGCTCTGCTATTGCCCGACCTGCTTTGTAGATGAATCCAAACCCCAATGGGTCGGCAAAGGTGATGATGCCAACGATATACGGACCTTTCACTTTCTGCGCGCCTATCATTGTGCCGGAAGATGCACCGACTGCGGTGCGTGCGAACGGGCCTGCCCCATGGGTATCAATATGAGAGAGTTCACCAAGAAACTGGAAAAGGACTGCCAGGAGATGTTTGACTGGCGGGCGGGTCTTACACTTGATGCGCGTCCTCCCCTTGATGATTTTAATCCCAAAGATCCAAATGCTTTTATTAAATAG
- a CDS encoding hydrogenase iron-sulfur subunit, protein MSDWEPKIIAFLCNWCSYGAADLAGVSRMQYPSNIRVVRIPCSGRMSPKFILSAFMKGADGIWVSGUHPGDCHYLEGNYFARRKFVLLANMMEHMGIERDRLHFSWISSAEAGKFIDVVNSVTESVKALGPINKFVKKAG, encoded by the coding sequence ATGTCAGATTGGGAACCAAAAATCATAGCGTTTCTCTGCAACTGGTGCAGTTACGGGGCCGCTGACCTGGCTGGGGTAAGCCGGATGCAGTATCCCTCCAATATCCGAGTCGTTAGAATTCCCTGCTCCGGCAGGATGTCTCCAAAATTTATTCTTTCTGCGTTTATGAAGGGTGCCGACGGGATCTGGGTCTCCGGCTGACACCCCGGAGACTGCCATTACCTGGAAGGTAATTACTTTGCGCGTCGGAAGTTCGTATTACTGGCAAACATGATGGAGCACATGGGGATTGAACGGGACAGACTTCATTTTTCATGGATCTCATCGGCAGAGGCCGGTAAGTTTATCGATGTGGTTAACTCGGTAACCGAATCCGTTAAGGCTCTGGGGCCGATAAATAAATTTGTTAAGAAAGCCGGATAG
- a CDS encoding FAD-dependent oxidoreductase, which translates to MSQDVIGSVMVVGGGIAGMQSAIDLADSGYYVHLVEKSPSIGGAMSQLDKTFPTNDCAMUIISPKLVEVGRHLNIELHTLSDVKEISGEAGNFSVTLNQKARYIDVDKCTGCGDCSSVCPVSLSSDFEQDMGNRTAVFKPYAQAVPGAFSISKKDKSPCTNACPGSVNAHGYVTMIGQGKYKEAMEVITRTLPMPGVIGRICPHPCEEACRRGEVDSPLSICTLKRFAADQVDINDLEVPVITPRDEKVAIIGAGPAGLTAAYFLAMEGFQVTIFEALPVGGGMLRVGIPDYRLPPAVLEKEIAWIQKLGVEIKYNTAIGKDITVDSLTEDGFKSIFFGIGCHSSMKLGIPGEEDVEGVIPGVKFLRDAALGDMKEVKGNVAIVGGGDVAIDAARTALRMGADKVSMLYRRTEAEMPARDEEIEDAKEEDVDIQFLRAPIEVVSENGKLIGVKCIQMELGEPDKSGRRRPVPIEGSEFIVDADVLIPAIGQRTDASFLKETDGIELNKWGDFEVAPITYQTSREGVFAGGDAQTGASIAIAAVGAGREAAISISRYLKGEDMKAGREKLEIPQQDFNAIPQKAKKIDRSHMARIPMDQRKSGFTEVELGFTEEQALQEANKCINCMVCCECLECVKACGAGALTLDTHKEKDCEVPLNVGSVVIASGFSPYDPSKLDFYGFGTHPNVVTSLQFERLLSASGPTEGHVVRPSDHKEPKKIAWFQCVGSRETNRCDNAHCSSVCCMYAIKEAVIAKEHDPDLDVSIFYMDMRTFGKEFEKYYTEARDKHGVKFIRSRVHTIKPVGDAGDLEISYVSEDGKMIVDTMDMIVLSVGLETSPELLELAAKFDIGLTPGNFAQTTSMNPVQTTRPGVFVCGAFQGPKDIPQAVVDASAAATAAGEILASARNTLTKTKEIVPEINVIGERPRIGAFICHCGANIAGVVDVPAVAEYVKTLPFVEYVDSNLYSCSQDTQSKMTEIIKAHNLNRIVVAACTPKTHEPLFQETLINAGLNKYLFEMVNIRNHVSWVHKSNPDLATGKAKELIRMSVTKVGLKAPLQEAKLDVDQHALVVGGGIAGMSTALSLARQGYYTHLVEKQDRLGGQALNLYKTWKGEDVQEMLKDMVAQVEAEENINVHLNSTITEVNGFVGNFKSVISSKDGDEVVEHGIANISTGAQEYKPSEYAYGESPRVLTSLDLDRMMQTDDPMVNAIESAVFIQCVGSREADRPYCSRVCCTHSVESAVEIKKRNPEANVFILYRDIRTYGERERKYIEARKAGVIFMRYSVDNKPTVTVGEDCVTIKTIDHVLGLPVEIEADILTLATAIVPNKEEQLAQFFKVPMNDEDFFIERHAKLGPSEFATDGVFLSGLAHYPKPIDEAVAQGKAAASRAVALLAQGTVTTNGEVAAIDPMMCSACGTCVSICPYSAPSFMEGGRFAGKAEINSALCKGCGLCVSSCRSGAIRLNGYDNDQIFAMIDAI; encoded by the coding sequence ATGTCACAAGATGTAATTGGCTCGGTGATGGTTGTGGGCGGCGGCATCGCCGGTATGCAATCTGCAATTGATTTGGCGGACTCCGGATACTATGTCCACTTGGTGGAAAAAAGCCCCTCAATCGGGGGCGCAATGTCTCAGCTGGATAAGACATTCCCCACCAACGACTGCGCAATGTGAATTATCTCTCCCAAACTGGTCGAGGTCGGCCGGCACTTAAACATTGAGCTACATACACTATCAGATGTTAAAGAGATATCCGGAGAAGCAGGGAATTTCTCCGTAACCCTAAATCAGAAGGCCCGTTACATTGATGTTGATAAATGTACGGGGTGCGGTGATTGTTCATCAGTTTGTCCCGTCAGCTTGTCCAGTGACTTTGAGCAGGACATGGGAAACAGAACCGCTGTTTTTAAACCCTATGCCCAGGCAGTGCCCGGCGCATTTTCAATCAGCAAAAAGGACAAGTCCCCTTGTACAAACGCATGCCCCGGCAGCGTCAATGCACATGGATACGTCACGATGATCGGACAAGGCAAATATAAAGAAGCCATGGAGGTTATCACCCGCACACTGCCCATGCCGGGCGTGATCGGCAGGATTTGCCCTCATCCGTGCGAGGAAGCCTGTCGAAGAGGCGAGGTGGACTCTCCCCTGTCCATTTGCACCTTGAAGCGGTTTGCCGCCGATCAGGTGGACATCAATGATTTGGAAGTACCCGTAATCACCCCCCGGGATGAAAAAGTAGCCATCATCGGTGCAGGCCCCGCCGGACTCACCGCGGCATACTTTCTGGCTATGGAAGGCTTTCAAGTAACCATTTTCGAAGCCTTGCCCGTGGGTGGAGGTATGTTACGAGTCGGTATTCCAGACTACAGACTCCCCCCTGCTGTGCTTGAAAAAGAGATTGCCTGGATCCAGAAACTGGGTGTCGAAATCAAATATAACACCGCCATAGGCAAAGACATTACGGTGGACAGCCTCACCGAAGACGGTTTTAAATCGATTTTCTTCGGCATTGGCTGTCACAGCAGTATGAAACTTGGCATTCCCGGAGAAGAGGACGTTGAAGGCGTTATCCCCGGTGTTAAGTTCCTCAGAGATGCCGCCCTGGGTGACATGAAAGAAGTTAAAGGAAACGTTGCCATTGTCGGTGGCGGTGACGTGGCCATTGATGCGGCAAGAACAGCACTCAGAATGGGTGCCGACAAAGTCAGCATGCTCTACCGGAGAACCGAAGCTGAAATGCCGGCCCGGGATGAAGAAATTGAAGATGCCAAAGAAGAAGATGTGGATATTCAATTTCTGAGAGCCCCCATTGAAGTGGTTTCAGAAAACGGCAAGCTGATAGGCGTCAAATGTATCCAGATGGAACTGGGTGAACCCGACAAGAGCGGTAGAAGAAGACCCGTTCCCATTGAAGGCAGTGAATTCATTGTGGACGCCGACGTGTTGATTCCCGCCATCGGCCAGAGAACCGATGCATCCTTTCTCAAGGAAACAGACGGCATTGAGCTCAACAAATGGGGTGATTTTGAAGTAGCCCCCATCACCTACCAGACCTCCCGCGAAGGCGTATTTGCAGGCGGTGATGCCCAGACCGGCGCATCCATTGCCATTGCCGCTGTCGGGGCAGGCCGGGAAGCGGCCATCTCCATTTCCCGCTACTTGAAAGGCGAAGATATGAAGGCGGGCCGGGAAAAACTTGAAATTCCCCAGCAGGATTTCAACGCCATCCCCCAAAAGGCCAAAAAGATTGACCGCTCCCACATGGCACGTATCCCCATGGATCAGCGCAAATCCGGGTTTACCGAAGTTGAACTCGGCTTCACCGAAGAACAGGCCCTCCAGGAAGCCAATAAATGCATCAACTGCATGGTGTGCTGTGAGTGTCTGGAGTGCGTCAAGGCGTGCGGCGCAGGCGCCCTGACCTTGGATACACACAAGGAAAAAGATTGTGAAGTGCCATTGAATGTAGGCTCTGTCGTCATTGCGTCTGGTTTTTCTCCCTACGATCCAAGCAAACTTGATTTTTACGGATTCGGGACCCATCCCAATGTTGTCACATCACTGCAGTTTGAACGCTTGCTATCAGCGTCCGGCCCCACCGAAGGCCATGTGGTCCGCCCGTCGGATCATAAGGAACCCAAGAAGATTGCCTGGTTCCAGTGTGTGGGATCACGTGAGACCAACCGCTGTGACAATGCCCACTGTTCATCCGTATGCTGTATGTACGCCATCAAGGAAGCGGTGATTGCCAAAGAGCATGATCCGGATCTGGATGTCTCCATCTTCTATATGGATATGAGAACCTTCGGCAAAGAGTTCGAGAAGTATTACACCGAAGCCCGTGACAAACACGGCGTCAAGTTCATCAGATCCCGCGTCCATACCATCAAGCCCGTGGGGGATGCAGGCGACCTGGAGATCAGTTATGTAAGTGAAGACGGAAAGATGATCGTCGATACCATGGACATGATCGTTCTGTCTGTGGGCCTGGAGACCTCACCGGAACTCCTGGAGCTGGCTGCAAAATTCGACATCGGCCTGACCCCGGGCAACTTTGCCCAGACCACATCCATGAACCCTGTGCAGACAACACGGCCGGGTGTTTTTGTATGCGGCGCGTTCCAGGGCCCCAAAGACATTCCCCAGGCCGTTGTGGATGCCAGTGCCGCTGCCACGGCAGCCGGCGAGATTCTGGCCTCAGCCCGCAACACACTGACAAAAACCAAGGAAATTGTTCCTGAAATCAACGTCATTGGTGAACGCCCCAGAATCGGTGCGTTTATCTGCCACTGCGGTGCCAATATTGCCGGGGTTGTGGATGTTCCGGCCGTCGCTGAGTATGTGAAAACCCTGCCCTTTGTTGAATATGTGGACAGCAATCTCTACTCCTGCTCCCAGGATACCCAGTCAAAGATGACCGAGATTATCAAGGCGCATAACCTGAACCGGATTGTTGTGGCGGCCTGTACGCCCAAAACCCATGAGCCGCTGTTCCAGGAAACCCTGATCAACGCCGGATTGAACAAGTATCTGTTTGAGATGGTGAACATCAGAAATCACGTCTCCTGGGTTCACAAGTCCAACCCCGATCTGGCAACAGGAAAAGCCAAAGAGCTGATTCGCATGTCAGTGACCAAGGTCGGATTGAAAGCGCCGCTGCAGGAGGCCAAACTGGACGTGGATCAGCATGCGCTGGTTGTCGGCGGCGGTATTGCCGGCATGTCCACCGCCTTGAGTCTGGCACGCCAGGGCTACTATACCCATCTGGTTGAAAAACAGGACCGGCTGGGTGGCCAGGCCCTCAATCTGTATAAAACCTGGAAAGGTGAAGACGTCCAGGAAATGCTCAAGGATATGGTCGCACAGGTAGAGGCTGAAGAGAACATCAACGTCCATCTGAACAGTACCATCACAGAGGTAAATGGATTTGTGGGCAATTTCAAATCCGTCATTTCTTCAAAAGATGGAGACGAGGTGGTTGAGCACGGCATTGCTAATATATCCACGGGTGCACAGGAATACAAACCCAGTGAGTATGCCTACGGTGAAAGTCCCAGAGTCCTCACCAGCCTGGATCTGGACCGGATGATGCAGACCGACGACCCCATGGTGAATGCCATTGAGTCTGCGGTATTTATCCAGTGCGTGGGCTCCAGGGAAGCGGACAGACCCTATTGCTCCCGGGTATGTTGTACCCATTCTGTGGAAAGTGCGGTGGAAATCAAAAAACGCAACCCGGAAGCCAATGTATTTATCCTTTACAGGGATATCAGAACCTACGGTGAACGGGAAAGAAAGTACATCGAAGCCAGAAAAGCCGGTGTTATTTTCATGCGCTATTCCGTTGACAACAAACCCACGGTTACCGTTGGCGAAGATTGCGTAACCATCAAGACCATTGATCACGTACTGGGTCTGCCCGTGGAAATTGAAGCGGACATCCTGACTCTGGCCACGGCCATTGTTCCGAACAAAGAAGAGCAATTGGCACAATTTTTCAAGGTCCCCATGAACGACGAAGATTTCTTTATTGAAAGACACGCCAAACTTGGACCCTCTGAATTTGCCACCGACGGCGTATTTCTGTCAGGCCTTGCCCATTACCCAAAACCCATTGATGAAGCCGTGGCCCAGGGGAAAGCGGCAGCCTCCAGAGCGGTGGCCTTGCTGGCCCAAGGGACAGTAACCACAAACGGTGAGGTGGCAGCCATTGATCCGATGATGTGCAGCGCTTGCGGGACATGTGTATCGATTTGTCCCTACTCTGCACCCTCTTTCATGGAAGGCGGCCGATTTGCCGGAAAGGCTGAGATCAATTCCGCCCTGTGTAAAGGATGCGGACTGTGCGTATCCTCCTGCCGGTCAGGTGCCATCCGGCTCAACGGTTATGATAATGACCAGATATTTGCAATGATTGATGCGATTTAA
- a CDS encoding GNA1162 family protein produces the protein MKNKFCTCASVLLMVFLCACIPKTTTKLQEFPGMYEEQPLSILILPPMNESTAADAKEYYSTTIQEPLAYTGYYTFPYPLTTELLKMEGIYDSELLRDIPLVKFKEYFGADAVLFTTIKKWDLCYIVIAGNLTISIDCVLKSTSTNQELWKYNGTIVVDLSGGNAGGGIAGLIASAIVTAINSAVADYVPYARQANYTALHSLPYGKYHPQHNKDQNMEFIDQTPETKSEPE, from the coding sequence TTGAAAAATAAATTCTGCACCTGTGCGTCAGTATTGCTGATGGTCTTTCTATGCGCCTGTATTCCGAAAACCACCACAAAACTGCAGGAATTTCCAGGCATGTATGAGGAACAGCCCCTTTCCATACTCATCTTACCGCCTATGAATGAATCCACGGCAGCTGACGCAAAAGAGTATTATTCAACGACCATCCAGGAACCTTTAGCGTATACGGGATATTATACCTTCCCCTACCCATTGACGACTGAACTGCTTAAAATGGAAGGCATCTACGATTCGGAACTTTTACGGGACATCCCCCTTGTTAAATTTAAAGAATATTTTGGTGCGGATGCAGTGTTGTTTACGACGATCAAAAAATGGGATCTATGTTATATCGTCATTGCAGGCAATCTGACCATATCAATTGACTGTGTTTTAAAATCCACAAGCACGAACCAGGAGTTGTGGAAATATAATGGAACCATTGTCGTTGATTTATCAGGAGGCAATGCCGGCGGAGGAATAGCGGGCTTAATTGCAAGCGCCATTGTAACCGCAATTAATTCAGCCGTTGCTGATTATGTTCCCTATGCACGCCAAGCCAACTATACCGCTTTGCACTCGTTGCCATACGGTAAATATCACCCCCAACACAATAAAGATCAAAATATGGAATTCATAGATCAGACGCCCGAAACGAAAAGCGAACCAGAATAG
- a CDS encoding DUF4810 domain-containing protein → MTKKIWVTILGFLCLSMIGCAEKEMYFFGDYSQTLYSFEKNQDEASLVAHQQALEKIITESGKQNTPVPPGINAELGFILIKQNQPEKAIYFFQAEAKQYPESGILMKRLVQMAEKREDSDSPPSPPETNQGQSENEGESIEK, encoded by the coding sequence ATGACAAAAAAGATATGGGTAACTATCCTGGGATTCCTATGCCTGTCCATGATTGGATGCGCTGAAAAGGAAATGTATTTTTTTGGGGATTACTCTCAAACACTATATTCTTTTGAAAAAAATCAAGATGAAGCATCCCTGGTCGCACACCAACAGGCATTGGAAAAAATCATCACAGAATCGGGCAAACAAAACACACCTGTTCCCCCCGGCATTAATGCGGAATTAGGATTCATTCTCATAAAACAAAATCAGCCGGAAAAGGCCATATATTTTTTCCAGGCAGAGGCAAAGCAGTATCCGGAATCAGGGATTTTAATGAAACGACTGGTACAGATGGCCGAAAAAAGAGAGGATTCGGATTCACCCCCCTCGCCCCCGGAAACGAATCAGGGACAATCAGAAAATGAAGGTGAATCAATTGAAAAATAA
- a CDS encoding CsgG/HfaB family protein translates to MKKRWPILCILLTAMIFLTSCATVEKTQIKKIKEAPKVSPTLQQEKNVESSKTRLKRKVAIARFSNETKYGQSFFLDNKNDRIGKQAVDILSSKLVETDKFILIERADLDKITKELQMEEIGPLKNMADYLIIGSVTEFGRKDQGKVGIFSRTRRQVAFAKVHIRLIDVRTGEIIYSEEGEGEASTESGSVFGVGERAGYDSSINDKALDAAITNLSSNIIENLLDRPWRSYILGAEENLLIISGGTSQKIKAGDIFNVIQEGKKVKNPQTNMMITLPGKTIGKIQTVSSAGDRPEAEVSFCKIIQGDFSAFIRSGDFSSLYVQEN, encoded by the coding sequence ATGAAAAAGAGATGGCCGATTCTATGTATACTCCTTACCGCAATGATCTTTTTGACATCTTGTGCCACGGTTGAAAAAACGCAAATAAAGAAGATTAAAGAGGCACCCAAAGTCAGCCCAACACTCCAGCAAGAAAAAAACGTGGAGAGCAGCAAAACACGTTTGAAAAGAAAAGTGGCGATAGCAAGATTTTCCAATGAAACAAAATACGGTCAGAGTTTTTTCTTAGACAATAAAAATGATCGTATAGGTAAACAAGCGGTTGACATCCTATCTTCAAAACTCGTTGAAACAGACAAATTTATTCTCATTGAACGGGCCGACTTAGACAAAATCACAAAAGAATTACAAATGGAGGAGATAGGGCCGCTGAAAAATATGGCTGACTATCTGATCATCGGGTCCGTGACTGAATTTGGCAGAAAAGATCAGGGCAAGGTGGGCATCTTCAGCCGAACCAGGCGACAAGTTGCTTTTGCCAAGGTTCATATCCGTTTGATAGATGTAAGAACCGGAGAAATCATTTATTCTGAAGAAGGGGAAGGAGAAGCGTCCACGGAATCAGGGTCGGTTTTCGGTGTCGGCGAAAGAGCCGGATACGATTCATCCATCAACGACAAAGCGCTTGATGCGGCTATTACAAATCTATCTTCAAATATCATTGAAAATCTGCTTGATCGGCCCTGGCGATCCTACATTCTTGGTGCCGAGGAAAACTTACTGATTATCAGCGGCGGGACATCCCAGAAAATAAAAGCAGGGGACATTTTTAACGTAATACAAGAGGGGAAAAAGGTTAAAAACCCCCAGACCAATATGATGATTACCCTGCCAGGAAAGACGATAGGGAAAATTCAAACCGTTTCTTCGGCGGGAGACCGCCCGGAAGCGGAAGTCTCTTTTTGCAAAATCATCCAAGGAGATTTCAGCGCTTTCATCCGTTCCGGCGACTTTAGCAGTTTGTATGTTCAAGAAAATTAA
- a CDS encoding TetR family transcriptional regulator, with protein sequence MKISQEQKKENRLKLIRAMTDLVIENKGPVTMREIARRAGVADATIYNYFPTKEAIFFAYYEDHVAEVIDQLMAIETFHTFSLQEQLQTLFDTSLRLYLSDREFVAATFKTVWLAGSGDFARFKRVRSGLLAAVNDILGAAEEAGEIPGQVFQELTGQFFADAYIAVVLYWVADTSDRFQNTDVLMDQGLDLACALLKAGVANKLFDLAVFLFKQHVLTRMSRFSPMEKFDIKSKRRFMGGQNDE encoded by the coding sequence ATGAAGATCAGTCAAGAACAAAAAAAAGAGAATCGATTAAAGTTGATCCGGGCTATGACGGATCTTGTGATTGAAAATAAAGGCCCGGTGACCATGCGGGAAATCGCCCGCAGAGCAGGGGTTGCAGACGCCACGATTTACAACTATTTTCCGACCAAAGAAGCGATTTTTTTCGCCTACTATGAGGATCATGTCGCCGAGGTCATTGATCAACTGATGGCCATCGAGACATTCCATACCTTCAGCCTCCAGGAGCAGCTTCAGACATTGTTTGACACAAGTCTTCGCCTCTACCTGTCGGACCGGGAATTTGTGGCGGCCACATTTAAAACGGTCTGGCTGGCCGGCAGTGGTGATTTTGCCCGTTTTAAAAGGGTTCGATCCGGTCTGCTGGCTGCCGTTAATGATATTCTCGGTGCGGCTGAGGAAGCCGGGGAGATTCCGGGGCAGGTGTTTCAGGAACTGACCGGGCAGTTTTTTGCTGATGCATATATTGCCGTTGTCTTGTACTGGGTAGCCGATACGTCTGACAGATTTCAAAATACGGATGTGCTGATGGACCAGGGGCTGGATCTGGCCTGCGCCCTTTTAAAAGCCGGTGTGGCCAACAAGTTGTTTGATCTGGCTGTTTTTTTGTTCAAGCAGCATGTACTGACCCGCATGAGCCGGTTTTCCCCCATGGAAAAATTTGACATCAAATCCAAACGACGGTTCATGGGAGGTCAAAATGATGAATAG